From a region of the Mycobacterium intracellulare ATCC 13950 genome:
- a CDS encoding cobyric acid synthase, producing MSGALLVAGTSSDAGKSVVVAALCRLLARRGTRVAPFKAQNMSNNSVVTVEGGEIGRAQAIQARAAGLEPSVRFNPVLLKPGSDRTSQLVIKGRVTDSVSAKSYVQHRDRLASVVLDELACLRDEFDAVICEGAGSPAEINLRATDLANMGLARAAGLPVVLVGDIDRGGLLAHLFGTVAVLEPDDQALISGFIVNKFRGDPALLEPGLRQLQAMTGRPTYGVLPYAEELWLDAEDSLSVVAHRVIGTPAPPRGDEWLRVAAVRLPRISNSTDVEALACEPGVVVRWVADPAGAADADLIVVPGSKATVADLSWLRERGLAEAIVSHARAGKPVLGICGGFQMLCRRIDDAVESGAGEVPGLGLLDADIAFDPAKALRRWRCGIDGPLGGYEIHHGRIARCAEQTWFDAGTDPQPQGVVRGAIFGTHWHGVLDNDDFRRAWLTRVADAAGRGGFVVDDDTNVAARRDAQLDLAADLLAAHLDVDAVLGLLHGPPPARPHLASLLRP from the coding sequence GTGAGCGGGGCGCTGCTGGTCGCCGGCACCAGCTCCGACGCCGGCAAATCGGTGGTGGTGGCCGCCCTGTGCCGGTTGCTGGCCCGCCGCGGAACCCGGGTCGCCCCGTTCAAGGCGCAGAACATGTCCAACAACTCCGTGGTCACCGTCGAAGGCGGCGAAATCGGTCGCGCCCAGGCGATTCAGGCCCGCGCGGCCGGCCTGGAGCCCAGCGTGCGGTTCAACCCGGTGCTGCTCAAGCCGGGCAGCGACCGCACCTCGCAGCTCGTGATCAAGGGCCGGGTCACCGACTCGGTCAGCGCGAAAAGCTATGTCCAACACCGCGATCGGCTCGCCTCCGTCGTGCTCGACGAATTGGCATGCCTGCGAGATGAATTCGACGCGGTCATCTGCGAGGGCGCCGGATCGCCCGCCGAAATCAACCTGCGCGCCACCGATTTGGCCAACATGGGGCTGGCCCGGGCCGCCGGCCTGCCGGTGGTCCTGGTCGGCGACATCGACCGCGGCGGCCTGCTCGCGCACCTGTTCGGCACCGTCGCGGTGCTCGAGCCCGACGACCAGGCGCTGATCTCCGGTTTCATCGTCAACAAGTTCCGGGGCGATCCCGCGCTGCTCGAGCCGGGATTGCGCCAGCTGCAGGCCATGACGGGGCGGCCCACCTACGGGGTGCTGCCGTACGCCGAGGAGCTGTGGCTCGATGCCGAGGACTCGCTGTCAGTGGTCGCGCACCGCGTCATCGGCACGCCCGCCCCGCCGCGCGGCGACGAGTGGCTGCGGGTGGCCGCGGTCCGGCTGCCCCGGATCTCCAACTCCACCGACGTCGAGGCGCTGGCCTGCGAACCGGGCGTGGTGGTGCGCTGGGTCGCCGACCCCGCCGGCGCGGCCGACGCCGACCTGATCGTCGTCCCGGGCAGCAAGGCCACCGTCGCCGACCTGTCCTGGTTGCGCGAGCGCGGCCTGGCCGAGGCGATCGTGTCGCACGCGCGGGCCGGCAAACCGGTGCTGGGGATCTGCGGGGGATTTCAGATGCTGTGCCGTCGTATCGATGACGCGGTGGAGTCCGGGGCCGGCGAGGTGCCGGGGCTGGGATTGCTCGACGCCGACATCGCCTTCGATCCGGCCAAGGCCCTGCGCCGCTGGCGGTGTGGGATCGACGGTCCGTTGGGCGGATACGAGATCCATCACGGGCGGATCGCGCGCTGCGCCGAGCAAACCTGGTTCGACGCCGGCACCGATCCGCAACCGCAAGGTGTGGTGCGCGGCGCGATCTTTGGGACGCATTGGCACGGCGTGCTCGACAACGACGACTTCCGGCGCGCCTGGCTCACCCGGGTCGCCGACGCGGCGGGCCGGGGCGGCTTCGTGGTCGACGACGACACCAACGTCGCCGCGCGGCGCGACGCCCAGCTCGATCTCGCCGCCGATCTGCTGGCCGCCCATCTCGACGTCGACGCCGTCCTCGGGCTGCTGCACGGCCCGCCGCCGGCGCGTCCGCATCTGGCAAGTCTGTTGCGCCCGTAA
- a CDS encoding alpha/beta hydrolase: MMTTLEGFPVPVVVAGPETGVVVVILGDEERAPAAYDAVCERLHTASLRTVVIGFDPRLTPKSVIGILDALGIGWAVVMGDRAGGDLAWELTATRLGRFVGLVVIDRGHPRAGDRDGAIRDGHCPPVEIGTTVLVSSPAARSVAQASQQYVYADYRVVHLGRRTVQESTAQLAAEIILRTSTW, encoded by the coding sequence ATGATGACCACCCTGGAGGGGTTCCCGGTCCCGGTCGTTGTGGCCGGACCGGAGACGGGCGTCGTCGTCGTCATATTGGGCGACGAGGAACGCGCCCCCGCCGCGTATGACGCGGTCTGCGAGCGCCTGCACACCGCATCGCTGCGGACGGTCGTAATCGGCTTCGACCCGCGGCTGACCCCCAAGTCGGTGATCGGCATTCTCGACGCGCTGGGAATCGGTTGGGCCGTCGTCATGGGCGACCGCGCCGGTGGCGACCTCGCGTGGGAACTGACGGCGACCCGGCTGGGCCGGTTCGTCGGGCTGGTGGTGATCGACCGCGGGCATCCGCGCGCCGGCGATCGCGACGGCGCCATCCGCGACGGGCACTGCCCACCGGTGGAGATTGGCACCACCGTGTTGGTCAGCTCGCCGGCCGCCCGGTCGGTGGCCCAGGCCAGCCAGCAGTACGTCTACGCCGACTACCGGGTGGTGCATCTGGGACGGCGCACCGTGCAGGAGTCGACGGCGCAACTGGCCGCCGAGATCATTTTGCGCACCAGCACCTGGTAG
- a CDS encoding DUF1707 SHOCT-like domain-containing protein, translating to MTDTGGDMVALRVSDADRNGTMRRLHNAVALGLIDIDEFEQRSSQVSYARTRGELDHLVGDLPGPGAIVTSAADRVELRGWAGSLKRHGEWTVPTRLALVRRLGSVELDLTKARFAGPVVVVELDMRFGSVEIRLPDGASASIDDVEVYVGSASDRRKDPPGEGRPHVVLTGRVVCGSVIIRGPRRSLLRRQRV from the coding sequence ATGACCGATACCGGCGGCGACATGGTGGCGTTGCGCGTCTCCGACGCCGACCGCAACGGCACGATGCGGCGACTGCACAACGCGGTCGCGCTCGGGCTGATCGACATCGACGAGTTCGAGCAGCGCTCCTCGCAGGTGTCCTACGCGCGCACGCGCGGGGAGCTGGACCATCTGGTCGGCGACCTGCCGGGACCGGGCGCCATCGTCACCTCGGCGGCCGACCGGGTGGAACTGCGCGGCTGGGCGGGCTCGCTGAAGCGGCACGGCGAATGGACGGTGCCCACCCGCCTGGCGCTGGTGCGCCGGCTGGGCTCGGTGGAACTCGACCTCACCAAGGCCCGGTTCGCCGGGCCGGTGGTGGTCGTCGAACTGGACATGCGGTTCGGCTCCGTCGAGATTCGATTGCCCGACGGCGCCAGCGCGTCGATCGACGACGTCGAGGTCTACGTGGGCAGCGCCAGCGATCGCCGCAAAGACCCGCCTGGTGAGGGCAGGCCGCACGTCGTGCTGACCGGGCGAGTGGTGTGCGGTTCGGTGATCATCCGGGGCCCGCGCCGCTCGCTGCTGCGCCGCCAGCGAGTCTGA
- the map gene encoding type I methionyl aminopeptidase → MPARTALSPGELSPTLPVPGSVPRPEYAWKPTVHEGSEPWVQTPEVIEKMRVAGQIAARALVEAGKAVAPGVTTDELDRIAHEYMVDHGAYPSTLGYKGFPKSCCTSLNEVICHGIPDSTVIEDGDIVNIDVTAYIDGVHGDTNATFLAGDVAEEHRLLVERTREATMRAINAVKPGRALSVVGRVIESYANRFGYNVVRDFTGHGIGTTFHNGLVVLHYDQPSVSTVMQPGMTFTIEPMINLGGLDYEIWDDGWTVVTKDRKWTAQFEHTLLVTDTGVEILTLP, encoded by the coding sequence ATGCCCGCTCGCACCGCGCTTTCCCCCGGAGAGTTGTCCCCGACTCTGCCGGTGCCCGGCAGCGTCCCGCGCCCCGAGTACGCCTGGAAGCCGACGGTCCACGAGGGCAGCGAGCCGTGGGTGCAGACGCCCGAGGTGATCGAGAAGATGCGGGTCGCCGGCCAGATCGCGGCGCGCGCACTGGTGGAGGCGGGCAAGGCGGTCGCGCCCGGGGTCACCACCGACGAACTCGACCGGATCGCCCACGAATACATGGTCGACCACGGCGCCTATCCCTCGACGCTGGGCTACAAGGGCTTCCCGAAGTCGTGCTGTACGTCGCTCAACGAGGTCATCTGCCACGGCATCCCCGACTCGACGGTGATCGAGGACGGTGACATCGTCAACATCGACGTCACCGCCTACATCGACGGCGTGCACGGCGACACCAATGCCACCTTCCTGGCCGGCGACGTCGCCGAAGAACACCGGCTGCTGGTGGAGCGGACCCGGGAGGCGACGATGCGCGCCATCAACGCCGTCAAGCCCGGGCGTGCCCTGTCGGTTGTCGGCCGCGTCATCGAGTCGTACGCTAACCGGTTCGGCTACAACGTCGTTCGCGACTTCACCGGGCACGGCATCGGCACCACGTTCCACAACGGGCTGGTCGTCCTGCACTACGACCAGCCCTCGGTGTCGACCGTCATGCAGCCGGGCATGACGTTCACCATCGAACCGATGATCAACCTCGGCGGCCTGGACTACGAGATCTGGGACGACGGCTGGACGGTGGTCACCAAGGACCGCAAGTGGACCGCGCAGTTCGAGCACACCCTGCTGGTCACCGACACCGGCGTCGAAATCCTCACGCTGCCATGA